TATGGGTTTGTATTCTTTTAAGTGTTGTTTTTCTACATCTTCCTCTGCATGATTGCATAAAAATGGATTCTCTTTTTAATGATCCTTTTTTCTTTACTACAAAGAGAATGCAGAGAAGTGTAATAGCACTTagtgtattttttttaattttttttgttactcTGTTTTGTGGTAGACTATCTAGTGGGAACAATTTGTTTGTGTTGGTGGTGTGTGATTGATTTAAGAATTAAGTATAATCATGATATGGGTTTTGTTTTAATTACATTATTCTACTATGCAAATGTGTTTGGTTTAAGTTTTGTAGTGGTTGTTAActtttttgttctagggtttgatATGTTTTTTGAGAAAAAATGCAGATTGTTTCTGTTGTTGTTTCTAGGATTTGATCTGTTTCTGAATGAAAATGCAAATTGTTGTCTCTCTTGCGATGTATTTGGTTATGTTTAACCCCAAAGTAATTGTTTTGCAGCAATATTTTTTATACACTGCTGTATGGCGTCGAGGAGGAGCCGCAGTCCTGATTCATCACATGAGAGGGACAAAGACAGGAAAGGAAAGAAGCCTAAGGTCTGTTGTTCGGATGATGAAGCAGAGGCAGACAGCTCCAAGGATCCTCTTGCTGAGTCTTATAAACTGATTGATCTCATGACCCCAGAAAAGTTGAAACAGCTCCAGAAGCGTGTGAACAACTTCgtcacatgtcatgaaatatggCTCAAAGTTAAAGAGGACGATGCGACACGCCGGAGGAAGGCTGCTGAAGAATCTGATATGCAAGAAGAGTATGACAAGTTCAGACATGAACAGTTTCGTCGTGCATAGGCATTAATTGCAGCAAGTATGCCGCGATATCCTCCATAAGTAGATTTGCTGGCATCTGATGCTGAATCAGAGGCTAAACCAGATTGGGAACCTTTTCAGCATGTGCCTGAGCCATACTCACCAGATGAGGAGGTAGAGAAGCTCGCACAGGCTGATTTggaagaagaaatagaagcagACAAGTGGAATGACTTTCTCATGGGGCCTGTTGTTCCAGAAGAGGAGTATGCTCAAGCACTAGTGgatgctgaagatgaagaagatgatgatgaagactatGAGGAAGATGAGACAAGTGAAGTCATCGACAAAGATGTGGAAGAAGTGAATGAtgaaaatgaagaatatgaatcTGAGGAATTGAATGGATATGACGAGTATGAGGAAGATTCTACAGATGATGATGAATGAGGATGATGGATTATAACCGCTGATGGATGAACTAAGTTTTTGCGGGTATGTTTTGGTATATATATACTTAGTGTTGATACCTAGGGGTATATTTTTTTGTTTACTTTTTGGTATATGgttaacaaaacaaaacaattgcTCTGTGAATGATACGGCGACAATATATTTTTTGTTCAGAGATCGCTATGTGGATGTGATCTCGGTTTTTCTGTTTTCCTGTAGCACACCCTTTGAAGACATTTTGTGTGTGCTGTGTAaaacagatatatatatatatatatatatatatatatatatatatatatatatatatatatacatgtgtgtgtgtgtgaatgTGATTGTTAAAATTGGAATGGACCTGTTT
This portion of the Papaver somniferum cultivar HN1 chromosome 11, ASM357369v1, whole genome shotgun sequence genome encodes:
- the LOC113324576 gene encoding acidic leucine-rich nuclear phosphoprotein 32 family member B-like, whose amino-acid sequence is MASRRSRSPDSSHERDKDRKGKKPKVCCSDDEAEADSSKDPLAESYKLIDLMTPEKLKQLQKRVNNFVTCHEIWLKVKEDDATRRRKAAEESDMQEEYDKFRHEQFRHLLASDAESEAKPDWEPFQHVPEPYSPDEEVEKLAQADLEEEIEADKWNDFLMGPVVPEEEYAQALVDAEDEEDDDEDYEEDETSEVIDKDVEEVNDENEEYESEELNGYDEYEEDSTDDDE